In Bactrocera oleae isolate idBacOlea1 chromosome 5, idBacOlea1, whole genome shotgun sequence, a genomic segment contains:
- the BCL7-like gene encoding B-cell CLL/lymphoma 7 protein family member B has product MSRSVRAETRSRAKDDIKRVMNAVEKVRHWEKKWVTIGDTTMKIYKWVPISNSEKKKVSSVNKSDKENSQKGTPTPPQITPYAGLTAEDSNTCFSMVSDSQGATEFVSSMPFSEDSNSQGSEGPVKRLKTSD; this is encoded by the exons ATGTCGCGTAGTGTTCGAGCGGAAACTCGTAGCCGAGCTAAAGATGACATCAAACGTGTTATGAATGCAGTGGAAAAAGTGAGACATTG gGAAAAGAAATGGGTTACAATTGGCGATACGACTATGAAAATTTACAAATGGGTGCCCATATCGAAttcagaaaagaaaaaagtgagCAGCGTTAATAAGAGTGATAAGGAGAATTCACAGAAAGGCACGCCAACACCACCTCAAATAACGCCCTACGCCGGTCTGACTGCGGAAGATTCGAACACCT GTTTTTCTATGGTGAGCGATTCCCAAGGTGCCACAGAATTTGTTTCTAGCATGCCATTTTCTGAGGATTCCAACTCACAAGGCAGTGAAGGCCCGGTGAAAAGACTAAAAACTAGtgattaa